The Misgurnus anguillicaudatus chromosome 12, ASM2758022v2, whole genome shotgun sequence region GTATACGCTTCCTACATGGCTCACCCTTTAAAATAGTTGCAACTTATAAACCATGTCATTGAGTGACCATGTGCCAAAATCCACTCAAAACATACAAAAGGCATGTCATATAGAaccatgtttacatttttaagggAGGTATGGCTTGcttacaaaagttgtcactatACATTAAACATGTATATGATCGCAAAAGACCTATTTTCGACTATAAATGTAGAGATCAAGGGAAATAAATGACTTGTGTTATTTTAGGTTTGAATGAACGACTAAAGATCAGTGAAGCCCAACTGGCAGAGTTAAAGAACGAGAAAACAGgtaaatgtttgtctttatatATAGCTTTGATACTTTTTGGTAAATGACACTGTTTAGATATGTTAACTTCTGTTTTGAATATTTTGTCTTTATAGAAACCCCAAAGGTGGCATTTTCCGCTAATTTAGGGCACCGTGGTGACTTAGGTCCTTATAATACTGAGATCACACTGACGTTCAATAACATCTTCACCAATATTGGCAACAGCTACAATCCGACAACAGGTAGCCAATGACTTGCCTAAATTGATTAATTATGGTGTttactttgaattaaaaaaatcatattcacCCATTTTGCATGGATttgattgttttgtttcaatggCAGGTATCTTCACAGCACCAGTTAAAGGAGTTTACTTCTTCAGATTCACTGTATGTGGTGCGCAAAGCTCACAGTCTTTAGGTGGATTTTTGTATAAGAATAATGAGATGATTGTGTCAGTAGGTCAGTGGCGTAGCCACAATCAGCACAGATATGCATCAAACGCAGCTGTCCTACAGTTAGAAGTGGGTGATGTAGTTAGCATGAAACTTCTTCCAGGTTACACCATCTATGACAGTCTCAGCTCTTTTAGTGGATTCCTCATTTATCCATTATACtaattatattacattttacattgtCATAGCTGGAACAAATTTGAAACAATTTgcataaaagttatttttaaatagttacaATAGTACGGAGCAAAAattggagcaaaaattaaataaagtttagtttcacatgcgcacgccacgcgatagtttcacgtgtgcacgccaAATTAaacgcacgtgaaactatcgcgtgcgcatgcaaaactaaacttttgatttttttactccaatgttaTGAATTATGAGTTAGGAaactaccgagcccctaaggtgacattggagtaaaaaatctaaagtttagtttcatgtgctcacatgaaactttcatgtgctcacgcgaaaccttcatgtggacttttttttaaagtttagttttgcgtgctcacataaaacttttgcatgcacacatgaaactatcacgcgaaagtttcacgtgagcatgcgatagtttcatgtgcgcacgcgaaactaaactcaatagtttcacgtgcgcactcgatagtttcacgtgcgcacgcgtaactaaactttatttaatttttgctccatgtccccttaggggatCCGTAAGAAACTATCAGGAATGCTATTATCagtgactgaatggttctttgaggaccaaaaatggtttttcaATGGTATCGCTAAGATTCATCTTGTTCGACGAATAGTGTGTACCTCAGCTAGTGAAGTTACTGTATAAGCGCTTTATATAACACTTTGTTCAACACTGAGTTCAATTCAAAACAATACACTAGGATTGTGCAAAAACTTGCCAGGTGCTTTTATATCTCTCGAAAAAGATTGATAGTGGCAGCTAGTGACTGCTCTTCCgtggggcgcaaattcaaaatatgtgttcgtagtgtcttgtgtgttgctcgtgttttcagggtgtgtgtttgttgcgtcgtgtggaccatgtgcatcacgtgtttcgTCAAGGcgggtgcctgctgcacactcGTCAAAACCGTtgatgataaaagagacgctcacgttcacaaaatacatgtaaGACgcttccttaacagtaaactttgattacgcatgagattatgcgagtatctggcaaacgcgagcgtctcttttatcataaaccctttgggcgcgtctgcagcaggcacttgttttgacgggacacgtgatgcacataggtttgCTTGACGcgtcaaacacatattttgaaataacgaaccacacacatgatcactacatacatgttgtgactaACTTCGCCTCGAATGCCCTCGaaaaaagtcaccggccgccactgctggCAAGTTTTTCCCAAATCTTAATTGCTTGCCTGTATCATTGTTAACCATTTGTGTTGATTGGTTTATCTAGGAGATTATGTCATAAGTGAACTGTCTTTATACTAATTTGTTAGGAGATGCAAGGTGGAAATGGAAATTTGAGGAACAGACTGTaaaactgcactgtaaaaaatatctgtagaaattacagtattactgggtattactgacaacgagctgccagtaacttactgtagattttacattgatgttatctactggcaacagtttgttcaaagtcaaatgaaacattttcagtctttatcttctacagtaagttactggcaaccagctgcataattacagccaATTTTTAAAGTGTGTGAATAGTTTCTTAgttactttgctgccttaaaattttttgttaaattaactcagatttacaagtcttACTTTGGGTGAACTTGAAGCATGTGGGGGGGCTGAGTGACATCATCGCCTTATTTCaatgtcaaatattataaaaaccgaagcagcacaaacgaaaattttacctgcacaaaccagcacaaacgaaGCACAAACGTTTAAGACTATTTTGGGTAAATTTGGAGCATGTTGGGGGGCTACGTGACCTCAGTATGACCtataaatgttcttttaatatcTAAAAAACCAAAGCAGCACAAACGAAAATTTTAGCggcacaaaccagcacaaacggaGCACAGACGATTGAGCATATTTTGCCGACCTTTTGCGTTGGGTGGGGGGCCAACTTCACGCACGTGATAAACGTTAGTAAGTTGAaaagacttgtaaatccgagttgattcaacaaaaaattttaaggcagcaaagtatttttacagtgtgataaaatgtaaatttaacatgtttcattatTATAACGTcttcaaagaaaaacattacattCATTCAATCCTATATTTACAATCAACATTACACAGGTTGTTCTTGAAACATGCTAATTGTGATGATAACATTTAACATAATATGGTTTGTTGTAGAAAACCATAACTTGCTGTAAAACTCTTTTAATGTGCTGTAAAACTTTACATGGTATTTTTTACAACATTGTGCTAAATTTGTATGTAACATTTACATAAAGGACTCatataattattaattaaactCAGTTTAGCTTCACCCCATCACTGTTTCTGTGTAACATAGCAGAATGTGACCATTATAGATCTGTTATTTTCATCTATTTGATTTTATTACTGCAGAACGATAATATTTCTTTTGAACAAATCTTTACATCACTGGGATGACTCAAACTCCTCACCATTGCAGCTATCTCTATAAAAATTATTGTGAATGAGTGACATCTAGTGTTTTGGAAGTTTTGGAGTAATGCATGaaagtttttagaaaaaataaaataaaaaacagaccagctaaaaaattatatacattGCAACTGTAGATCATAGATAAAAAATTATGAATGACCATACACacaattaagtttatttttaatttctCTGGAACAATTTATCaaattttacacacacacacacacacacacacacacacacacacacacacacacacacacacacacacacacacacacacacattaaactTATCAAATTCGACCACCAGCATGCAGTAcatcttttatttctttttattatccCTAATTTATTGCTAATGTGAATGAAATAAATCACATGCAATAATAAAGTGGAAATGAAATAAATCACATGCAATAATAAAGtggaaaaaattaaatacagaGGTAAAAATCTGTTAACTCCACCAATCAATGTGCTTTTGTATAATGTCAGTAATTTTCACACGGCCCcttggctctctctctctctctctctctctctctctctctctctctctctctctctctctctctctctctaccagcTCTGCCTAATTTCAGCTGAATTTAGGATGCTACTGACCCAGCACTGGATGTGCATATATGAAAGAGGGTGAGGCAGAGAGGTTGAGACCCAGTGTGCGTCCGTACGTGTGAGAAAGAggtagagagagacagagagacagagagtgCGCAAAGCTGAGGACACAGATCAATGCATCTTTGTACTTGCTGCCTCAGCAATCGAAGGTGAGAGcaaatcaaaacaaatcaaaagCAGACCCCTCCAGAGAGGAGCGAGACGCAGCTGAACGGCATCCAATCAGCATCTGAGGGACCATGATTACTGTCTGCGCAGAGCTGGAGAAGTGACAGTAAAGGCAGCTGCTGTGTTTAAACACAACCTCGTGTGCGGATTTGAGTCATCTTAGAGAGAGACTCCTTGCTGCCCCCACTTACTGGACCTTTTCTGAACACTGCAAATCTTCAGATAAACACATACAACACGTCTGAAAGATCTGGAGTTTGGGTCTTAAGACGTAAATGAAGGTAGGTCCTTTATATATGTACCAGGAAATggttaatgttttatgtttaatcTAATTTTTGCATATATCTTTCATTTAAATCTGTTGTGTTTGAGCCATGGTCTATACTGTAGCACTTAATGCGTGTGCCTTGATATACAGTATCATGCTGTGGTGCTCATTTGGGCAGCACAAGTTGAAATTTTGCAATGTTTCTTGATCCATTTCtctgtttttatgtttatacCCACAAATTTAAAAGATGCAAGTATTAAAATCGAAAGATAGTCAGTCGTATACTCACTAAACTAGAAGCTTTCTCACAGTGAGTTTGGACTGTTGTCATGTTGTCACGTGTGGGGCTTCAGCCTGCATGGTGACACCCAGAGGGGTCAGTTTGACATCCACAACATATCATGATTAAAAGACCGCAGGAAGGACTAGACAAGATGATCTGAAATATGTGCACGTTGAAGGCTGAGGGAACGCTTGCGTTTGCTGCATGATGTGCTAAAAAGGAAGTGATGATGTTTGGCTGATCACAGTTACAGTACAACAATGTTCATTGTGGGATTTCAAAGTCCCTGATTCTTCATGTCATGTTGACATATGCCTTCATATTTGACAAACACCCACACATTTGTTCTTGTATTATGATAGGAAAGTGCGGCAGAAAATGTGCACATCCGAATAAACAATTGGGGCTCAGGTGCAGTGCATAAAAACAATTCATCAGAATAAAGGGACTGAATGCTTGCACACTGAAATAATGCCTTTATTCAGCTTGTAAGCATTTAGTCCCTTTCATTATGGATTACAATAGAGGCATTGCATTAGctactcatttatttatactaaacttattttctaaaTGCATGTGTCTGTTCTTAAACCTAAAGGAACCTTTCATATTTTATGcttgcttaaagggacactccactttttttgaaaatatactcattttccagctctcctaaaggtaaacatttgagttttaccgttttggaatccattcagctgatctccgggtctggaggtaccacttttagcatagcttagcataatccattgaatctgattagaccattagcatcgcactaaaaaagAATTAgagagtttttatatttttcctatttaaaacttgactcttctgtagttacatcgtgtactaagaacgacagaaaattaaaagttgcgatattctatgccgatatggctaggaactatattcgcattctggcataataatcaaggacttttctgccgtaacatggctgcaggaggtgcaatgataatatgcactgcccaaaaatagtcccctgccattgaaagttactgaggggactactttcggctgctacgtaatatcattgcgcctcctgcagccatgttaaagCAGCAAAGTCATTGGTTATTACGCcataatgagagtatagttcctagctatatctgcctagaaaatcacaacttttaattttctgtcggtcttacacgatgttactacagaagagtcaagttttaaataggaaaaatatcaaaactctttggttatttttagcgcgatgctaatggtctaatcagattcaattgattatgctaagctaggctaaaagtggtaccgccagacccagagatcggctaaATAGATTCCAAAAAAGGtaaaattcaaatgtttaactctaggggagctggaaaattagcatattttcaaaaaaagtgcagtgtcccATTAACATGTAGCATGTATCTTCATAAGTTTTTTCTTTCGTTGGGTACTACTAGCTGATCCCCAAATGTAAGTGATATCGAGTTTTACTGTTCTTGTGGGACCTTTGGTCTTCACAATGTATGCAAACAAGACCCTCCCACCtccacatatacacacacatttatgaaACAGTGGTTCATTAGAAAACTATACTGTCAGCCACTGATTAACACCTCTTTGTCTGCATGAATTATTAAGATGCCCAAGGTTGGTTGCGAGAGAAACAGAGAAAAATAAGAGAGAGAGGCTAGCAGGGGTTCAGGTGTAGAAGcgaaaacgagagagagagagtcatgTCAAAGCAGAACAAAACGTTTATCAGTGTGTGAAAAATTGTATTAGTCACCcacacagtacagtacagtacacacacacacacacacacacacacacacgtgtttacactgttttttaatttattttgtaaaaactaaaagtaTAGATCAGAGGTGATGGAATTAGCACAATCATATGCAccagtttctctctctctatctctctctctatctatctctctctctctctctctctcttaatttAACTTGATTTGATTTCACCTTATTTCTTAAATTTCACTTtgttctctttttctctcatcCTTTCTGCGTATTATTTCCATCTAGCTGAGGCAGGAAGGTCTTTGGGGTTTTCTATTACCAGGCCTTGCACTCTAAAATAACATTGCCATTATTGAAGCATTGCAAGAGTTTTTTGTGGCATTATATTTCTTATTATAGATTGCACGTCTGTTTTTGCAATTCTGCTATTTTAGCCAGAATCTTGATGTACTGTACTTCTTTCTGCATACGGTAGCAGATGGTTGATACTTTGCTGTTTTTGTATGTGGGTCATGCTCTGAAAACTGTGCTATTAGTGTGTAACCTGTGTCTTCGTGACTGCTGATATTTAGATATTATTTATATGATTCTTTGGTGACTATGTATTgcacatttcattttaaaaacaaatattttgctatatttgtaaatgtttccctttttaaaaaaaatagtaattcaaatttatatatttataaaaatattagctAACTAAAAAAGTTATGTAAAACATGTatcttactttttaaagtttttggtaaccctttacttgaaggggtgttcataagactaaCATGACActttcataatcatgacatgacacgtgtaatgaacatgaaggagattttatgcacatttatgacaactgttattaagtgtcatttgttcagttatgtcatttttaatgcaaagatgatattggttgagatgtctttgttatgacaacttgataTTAACCAATaaatcataaatctgtcataaacatgacatagcagaataattatcaaactacctagctttatgggttaacattacattaaactgtcatttaaatgtcattaagtgttattactgtgtcaaatagttttataacagcatcattaatatttttcttgacctcaactacagtggttcaactaaaatcattaaaatgtaaataagtgttaatactatgtcaaatcattttaaataccttaacaaaatgcaacagacacgtgaaaagattatacttaactttatttatgtgcacaGTACACACAAAGGGTTttgaaattttctgacatagaagaaaaatCTAACAAAaccatttaattaatttaatgaattaatttaatgttattaaCGGTTTTCCATTgatatggacccaacgctgcatggcttaacccattattgtactgttttcatttaattttaggtgaatcggtctccaaatgcaataaaatataattgtataaatttttattattattagtattggatgattgattttatttcttaaacacctGGAGgaatcttaaaaaaaacattatgaactgaagaatattcatgatgctgttataaaactatttgacagagtattaacacttaatgacatttaaattacaaatttattttgtaccactgtagttgaggtaaaaaaaatatgtattatgctgttataaaactatatgacagattattaacactagttgacattttaatgaaaaattatatttgtaccactgtagttgaggtcaagaaaaatattgatgatgctgttattaaactatataacagattattaacacttaatgacattttaatgacaaattcaatttgtatcactggtaaaaagtggtcagttatgttgtcttggtaatgtcaagttgtcacgACAAGTTATGATgaattggttaatgtcaagttgtcatagcaaagacatctcaaacaatgtcatctttgcattataaaaattacataattgaacgaatgacacgtaatgacagttgtcataaacgtgcataaaatctcctttatgttcatggcatgattatgaaggtgtcatgtcagtcttatgaacaccccttcaagtaaagtgttaccaaggtTTTTTACAGTGTCCTTTGCATGTCTTTGTTTATcacttttatatattaatagGTTATCTACTAATGTTAAATGGATTTCAATTAAAAAGTTAGCTTTTTCCCCTAATACTATGATGTCATAAATATCTAACCAATCctaacattttatatatttacatgtgATATTAAGACATTTAATCTGCCTATTTCGTGAGATTTTACCACTTATCTTCTCCTTCTCCCTCAGGTGCATTATAGTAGTCAATTATAGTAAGCATTGATTTCTACTCAAGACTTCCTAAGCCAGATATACTTGAGATGGGTAGACGGGCAGCTGATCACAGTACCCCTGTGCCAGTTCTTGGAGAGCCAGCGCTGGTGGGCACACGTGGTTGGAGAACAGTGTCTAATGGGACCAGCAGTATGGCAGGCCTGACACTGACTCATCACTGTAATATTGGGGTCCAGACATCGCCTGCGATACGAAACAGTCATTTACAGTTGGATGCCAAACATATGGACACGTGCAGCAATCCGTCAGAAAATAAGGTGATTATGCCACCTAATGGGCATGTTCCAAATAAGTCTGTGATTAAAGAGGACTgtaacaaagacaaaacaaaaagtaTCATTAATAAAGGGAAATGTCTGGAGAGCAAAATTAAAAAGGGAGTGACTTTTGAGGGACTTGAAAGTAAAATCCCAGAGGATACGAACCAGCCAATCAAAACCAGTCCTGTGGCGAGGGGTGTGGCTCACAGCAAAGTAAAGACAAAGCGGAACTGTCCCTTTACCAACGGGAGCATTGTTGACTCTACAATAATGGGAGGTATCAGTAGTGATGTCACTGAGAAGGAGAAGACTTCCAAAGGACAGAAACCCTCTCGTTCTTGGAAAGAAACGTTACCCTCATGCCTAGCCCTCCATAGACCACCAATGACAATTTGCAGCAGTTGTGGAGGAAAGCAGAATTCAGCACCTCCTGCTCTCCACAGCCAAACCAAGGCAGTTACAGTTCCAACTGTATTAGGATCTCCGCCTTATCCCGGGAAGGATGTGGGAATTTCACACTTCCATTCATACACGCAGACTGAAAGGCACAGTGCCACGCAGTCAAGCCAGCACCCCATAAGCCCTAACCTTCATTCTTACCTCAATGTGAATATAAACAAGAACTGGCCATTATCTCTGCTGCCTGCTCAGCAAAGTGAAGCATCAAAGCTCACTAATGATCATGCAGTCAAGAGGGAATCTAATGCTGACGCACACATTAATCATACCGGCCACACATCAGTTCAACAGACTCACACACACGCTGCGAGAGAGGAAAGAGCTCCAGGCTCAAGGGCCGCAAACACACACTTAAACTTGAACAACCAGAAACCTCCCGCACAGCCTCACACGTGCCCTCCCAGACCCCCAATGACTCCACATCCTCCTTATGTGCACAAACAGGTCAACGTAGGTGTCACAGAACATCTGAATGCACAAAAATCCACTTACCAGTCATACCCTGATGGGAAACAGCCAAATCAAGGAAACCAACTCACACCCACACAGTCGGAATCACACAGCGCGCCCAAAACACACCTCAAACCTTTGCAAACCACCGTGAAACAACAGATGTTCGCTGAAACCAACTCGAAAGCCGAAACTACCACAGGCGCAGAGCAAAACTTCAAACCGCTGAGCGTAGAAGACAGCACACCTGCCAAATATTCAGATACATCACAGCCAAAACAGATAAGCACAGATTCACAAACCAAATCCTCGGCATCCTCTTATTTGCATTCAAAAGTTAAACATCAATCTACAGCGCAGAGTTCTGCAAATAAAAGTGACATATCCTCAACTGCTTCAGTCATACAAAAACAGGATCAATTCCCTAATGGATTACACTCCAAATCTGACACGCATGCTAAACCATCGACGTGCTCAAGCACGAATCTTAGCATTAAACCCCAAAACGTCACGCAAATCTGTGCCGACACAGACCCAGAATCCTCATCCGCCTCTCCTCCTGAATTACATTCACAGTTTCAATTGGTAAGTCACGCACATGAAACTCACAGCGAAGTACACTCGTGCCGTCGCGCGTCGATGCGCACCTCTGGAAACACGAGCACACCCAAGCAGCATTCCCACACATCCTCGCACAGAAAAAACACCGGCAGCGCATCACTGCAGGGTATAACCTCACATAAAGGCACGCTGTCATGTCATCACTCCGAGCCAAAAAGCCAGGATGACACCCAATTGTTTTTACATGCCCCAAATACGTCAGCCCATCAGCAAGCACCACTTACAACGCAAACGATCAACCATCAAAACCTCTCAAATGCATTTACTTCCACTCAGACCGAAGCGGAGACGCATTCGCACACCAAAGAACGTTCACGTACGAGCCCCGGGGTCAAAACTGCCTCTCGCGCTTTATGCATTCATTCGAATACGGCGGGCAGCCAGACAGAGGCCGAAGTTCTCAGGCGTTCTGTCCTAAATCACACTCTCGAGTCTTCATTACTAGCTGTCACGTCCACTAAGGCTTCTCCTCAAGGTGATACACACACCAGGACTGAATTTAAGTCTTTGAGTGACTcagaggacattaaaacaatacAACCCAAGTGTCAAACACTCAAACAACCACTTCGACCTCCGAACAAGCCACCTCCCCAAAGTGTAAAAAACACACGCCTACGACCTCCTAAGCCTACTTCTGCACCTCCGCTAGCTCCATCTTTGAAATTTGTAATGGAGGGTACTGACAAAGGGGGCTCAAATGAGGCCTCTATTCGAAACCCTCCTCAGTCACCCACAGGCACTTTGCCCGGGACCTTCTCCCTTCAACAGACGCCGGTCCGGCACATACAGAAGGTTGAACGTGTCCACAACACAGAAGCACAGATGGAATATCATTCCAGTTCCATCTCACAGACTGTTGGGTCCATGCCAAATGAACATTGTTCACTAAAACACAACCATCCTCCTTCTGCTGTCCGGTTGCTGCCCGCATCGCCTCACTGCAGCAGGCCGCGGGACCCTGAGCAAAGATTAGAGACGGTAGAGGCGAGTCTGCAGGCCAACAAGAAGAAAATCACAACGCTACTCAACATCATCCAGGACTTGGAAATGAGCCATGCGCTCGGCAAAGGGTGAGAAAGAGATGTACCAAGATTAGCAGTTAATGGGATGTATTGAGGGTAATACTAAGAAATATTCAGAAAAGTTTTATGTAGATGTAGTTTTTTCTTCAAGGGCAGGTCAATAAGGTCTGTAAAGGAGCAGGATTTAACAGGACACAAACTGCATTTAGATGTGAGGGAGGATGGGGAGGATTAGGTCCAAAATAAAATTAATGGTAACACTtaacttgaaggggtgttcataacaccttcataatcatgataTGACATATGTCATGagcatgaaggagattttatgcacatttatgacaactgtcattaagtgtcatttgtttaattatgtcatttttaatgctatgatgacattgtttgagatttctttgttatgacaacttgacattataacctgtcatgacaacttgacattaccaagacaacataactgaccactttttaccagtgatacaaattgaatttgtctataaaatgcaattaagtgttaatactctgtcaaatagtttaataaaagcatcatgaatatttttcttgacctcaactacagtggtaaaaatataatttgtcattaaaatgtcattaagtgttaatactacgTCAAATATtcttataacagcatcatgaatattcttcagttcataatgttttttaagtttcctccatgtgttagaaaaataaaatcaattatccaataatatatatattttttaaattgataataggttaagccatgcagtgtTAAGTCCATATTGCTGCTAAAACAGTTAAttacaataaattaattaaattttagaACCCTCTGTTTGAGGAAAAACAAGTtttgttagttgtcagtttatgtattgtgcacatacataaagttaagtataatcttttgaagtgtctgttgcattttgttaaggtattaacacttaatgacattttaatggcagtttaatgtaatgttaacccataaagctaggtagtttcttaagtttgatcattattctgctatgtcatgtttatgacagatttatgaccagttgtgatgtattggtttatgtcaagttgtcataacaaagacatctcaaacaatgtcatctttccattaaaaatgacataattgaacaaatgacagttgtcataaacgcataaaatctcctttatGTTCATTACACGtgtcatgttatgattatgTTGGTgttatgtcagtcttatgcacaccccttcaagtaaagggTTACCAAATTAATCAAAAATAAGACATTACTAATATTTCAAAAGAAAGgaaacataaaaatgaaaacttaaATGTTGTATTggaaattaaagtaattttgttTTCAGATGAAGCTGTCTAAACAATAAATTCAACTATAGATCAAAGAAGTCATACTGTAAGTAATAAATAACTGAATAAATTATTACAATGAATAGGtgtgttaaatcatgttatGTTGTGTGCTGACTGCACAAAAAAAGACGAAATTTGATCAGTTAGTCAATCTATACATAGTAAAGAAATATTAGCTAATTATAACCTTTTAGTAATCAACTTACAAGaataattaaaggattagtccattttcttaaaagaaaaatccagataacccactcaccaccatgtcatccaaaatgttgatctctt contains the following coding sequences:
- the cbln17 gene encoding cerebellin 17, whose protein sequence is MRVFLFLLLLRCAPFHAEKDSQPNIWTEMRDMRDMMVELKVKMDMLMKENAGLNERLKISEAQLAELKNEKTETPKVAFSANLGHRGDLGPYNTEITLTFNNIFTNIGNSYNPTTGIFTAPVKGVYFFRFTVCGAQSSQSLGGFLYKNNEMIVSVGQWRSHNQHRYASNAAVLQLEVGDVVSMKLLPGYTIYDSLSSFSGFLIYPLY
- the LOC129447070 gene encoding uncharacterized protein, which gives rise to MGRRAADHSTPVPVLGEPALVGTRGWRTVSNGTSSMAGLTLTHHCNIGVQTSPAIRNSHLQLDAKHMDTCSNPSENKVIMPPNGHVPNKSVIKEDCNKDKTKSIINKGKCLESKIKKGVTFEGLESKIPEDTNQPIKTSPVARGVAHSKVKTKRNCPFTNGSIVDSTIMGGISSDVTEKEKTSKGQKPSRSWKETLPSCLALHRPPMTICSSCGGKQNSAPPALHSQTKAVTVPTVLGSPPYPGKDVGISHFHSYTQTERHSATQSSQHPISPNLHSYLNVNINKNWPLSLLPAQQSEASKLTNDHAVKRESNADAHINHTGHTSVQQTHTHAAREERAPGSRAANTHLNLNNQKPPAQPHTCPPRPPMTPHPPYVHKQVNVGVTEHLNAQKSTYQSYPDGKQPNQGNQLTPTQSESHSAPKTHLKPLQTTVKQQMFAETNSKAETTTGAEQNFKPLSVEDSTPAKYSDTSQPKQISTDSQTKSSASSYLHSKVKHQSTAQSSANKSDISSTASVIQKQDQFPNGLHSKSDTHAKPSTCSSTNLSIKPQNVTQICADTDPESSSASPPELHSQFQLVSHAHETHSEVHSCRRASMRTSGNTSTPKQHSHTSSHRKNTGSASLQGITSHKGTLSCHHSEPKSQDDTQLFLHAPNTSAHQQAPLTTQTINHQNLSNAFTSTQTEAETHSHTKERSRTSPGVKTASRALCIHSNTAGSQTEAEVLRRSVLNHTLESSLLAVTSTKASPQGDTHTRTEFKSLSDSEDIKTIQPKCQTLKQPLRPPNKPPPQSVKNTRLRPPKPTSAPPLAPSLKFVMEGTDKGGSNEASIRNPPQSPTGTLPGTFSLQQTPVRHIQKVERVHNTEAQMEYHSSSISQTVGSMPNEHCSLKHNHPPSAVRLLPASPHCSRPRDPEQRLETVEASLQANKKKITTLLNIIQDLEMSHALGKGRRCFRTGQDLSDCPTCQKTACAVYSVEYDFRQQERGFNELLKSLCPRSPDRRIEGGYEGSLSLLTLLIQNHKLQQLNINIMTQTQSDSRTQPQIIAQIKSQIEARSHTQSHIISQIHPHITSQIQTQPNIISQIQPHITSQIQTQPHIISQIQPHITSQIQPHITSQIQTQPHIISQIQTRIQPHIISQTHSTTQTHISSQTQTHIISQTQPHITSQSQNQPQPTSQIQTQPHITSQIQPQPTSQIQTQTHITAQIQPQLTSQIQTKPHITSQIQPQPTSQVQTQTHITSQFQTQPTSKIQTQPHITSQLQTQPTSKIQTHITPLIQTQPTSKIQTQPHITSQLQTQPTSKIQTQPHITSQIQTQPTSKIQTQPHITSQIQTQPTSKIQPHITPLIQPQPTSKIQTQPHITSQSQIQPQPTSQIQTQPHITSQIQIQPQPTSQSQTQSRIISQSQSQFQTRIQSHTDSHIMPFIQTQSHIMPQIQTRAQSQIIYQIQSQNLSQIQAKAQYQIMPPFRTQSQILSQTESSDRLQNQPLFRAKIKRKKLYRKLFGWLPRKVQRK